One Streptomyces sp. ML-6 genomic region harbors:
- a CDS encoding class I SAM-dependent methyltransferase → MTEAKAQQHGSDDWSERQIAYYRDRADEYDGTYSDRMSMPRLAKALDALPVSGDVLELACGTGQWTKLLLPQAHSLTALDAAPEMLRRARDRVRGTATRFIEADIFGWEPDRQYDTVFFAFWLSHVPPVEMEPFWDLLRRALAPGGHVVFLDDSSAKAEIEEQVDEAPVPTVRRTLSDGSRHVAVKVLRDPADLTSQLDGLGWDARVETIDAFHLSGVARPREGA, encoded by the coding sequence ATGACCGAAGCGAAGGCACAACAGCACGGTTCGGACGACTGGTCCGAACGGCAAATCGCCTACTACCGCGATCGAGCCGACGAGTACGACGGCACGTACAGCGACCGCATGAGCATGCCGCGGCTCGCGAAGGCCCTTGACGCGCTACCGGTCAGCGGTGACGTCCTGGAGCTCGCCTGCGGCACGGGCCAGTGGACCAAGTTGCTCCTCCCCCAGGCCCACAGCCTGACCGCGCTGGACGCGGCACCGGAGATGCTCCGCCGAGCCCGCGACCGCGTGCGGGGCACCGCGACCCGTTTTATCGAAGCGGACATCTTCGGCTGGGAACCGGACCGCCAGTACGACACGGTGTTCTTCGCCTTCTGGCTCAGCCATGTCCCGCCGGTCGAGATGGAGCCGTTCTGGGACCTGCTTCGGCGGGCGCTGGCGCCGGGCGGCCACGTGGTGTTCCTCGATGACTCGTCGGCGAAGGCGGAGATCGAGGAACAGGTGGACGAGGCGCCGGTACCGACCGTGCGACGCACCCTCTCCGACGGTTCCCGCCACGTCGCCGTGAAGGTGCTCCGAGACCCCGCAGACCTCACCTCCCAGCTGGATGGTCTGGGTTGGGACGCCCGCGTCGAGACGATCGACGCGTTCCACCTGTCCGGTGTGGCCCGCCCCAGGGAGGGCGCGTGA
- a CDS encoding NB-ARC domain-containing protein — MATVQRWTGREARALRLATRRSVRGFASYLGVSDRTVSNWEARGEEIVVAPDSQALLDTALERSDAEVRQRFWDSVGVPTPSVSPAPDHYLPIPVPEPGLVHRSEDLEGLVSVLREASQDDSVATVALCGPGGFGKTTLATQVCHDTRVRDSFSEILWVETGEGCTAARVVELISDLCVHLDGNRPSLADPEQAGFHLARLLQGRRALLVVDNVWSATDLGPFLLGGEDCVRLVTTRNVRVSPSSARVVRLGPMAPGEIRELLVRNVGALDDAEAARLAGVCGGWPLLASIVGANVSQEVGSGAPAGRAVTETSATIRAYGPQAFDVWDSDQRKNAIGQALESSLRSLAESVSIAGRTDLRDRYLSLAVFPPSVPIPMSVLTHWWGTANGWAPHVVRQFCRVLSDRSLISAYLADRNAIVLHDVFRSYLRHLIGDQWATLHRSLIEAYWQSTDGAWETLEETEGYLWRHLPYHLCEAGLDAELVSLLASPTYIMRKVALVGHQSLAADAAVLDALPGRHEVGHPQHQVWATARALTGAGYLLSGLESPADIASTLSVVLRRAPLPEATRFLGNVVGEGTVLAPKWLLPPEENPAAAERGHIGAVVSVAAVRDLVASGGEDGVVRLWDLGTGRLLRAHEAHTGWVFATALSADGTVLASAGDDGAIRLWRTDTGEPVGVLPGHNRRIRSLAFSSVDRVLVSGAEDGAVCVWDLERLVLLRTMRAAGTPVWSVTIGGDSDSLVAVAGEDEFVRLFDLRTGRLLDERAAHKDWVRSVAFAPGSSLLASGSGDRSVAVWDATDGKLTLTRRITDLKARVRAVALSPHDNVLVSATEEPRIQAFSAESPVGETQLPPGVDWVRSLARTGDGTVIAGCEDGAVRIWTMGKSRLRTLASGSNTVWSTQFAAGGRIAVVGDGAGGVGVIDTTTATVSRRLPAAHGRVWSLACGEKHVAAACGDGAVRVWSLLDTAWSLTLNQDTPRTWAVAMARSTPRVAASTGDGHIRCWDLPTGTLLWSQDVHAGRLRSLSFDDSGDLLAACGGDGSVRVWHAPTGEFRSRFSSPSGWARAVAVDGPGNRVAVGAGTGDIAVRRLGADRFTSHLSGHTGRILMLGFMSDEDRLVSAAADGTVRVWSLGEQRQIAKVRVDASLHCAAFEPTTGEVLVGSAAGVVALGIIDT; from the coding sequence GTGGCCACAGTGCAGCGCTGGACCGGACGGGAGGCGCGCGCTCTGCGGCTCGCGACGCGTCGGAGCGTGCGTGGCTTCGCGTCCTACCTCGGCGTCAGCGACCGGACGGTGTCCAACTGGGAGGCCCGGGGCGAGGAGATCGTCGTCGCACCGGACTCCCAGGCGCTACTCGACACGGCGTTGGAACGGAGCGACGCGGAGGTGCGGCAGCGCTTCTGGGACTCCGTCGGCGTTCCAACGCCCTCGGTCTCGCCGGCGCCGGACCACTACCTTCCGATACCCGTTCCGGAGCCCGGCTTGGTGCACAGGTCAGAAGATCTCGAAGGGCTCGTCTCCGTACTCCGGGAGGCGTCGCAGGACGACAGCGTCGCCACGGTCGCCCTGTGCGGCCCTGGTGGGTTCGGTAAGACGACGCTGGCCACCCAGGTGTGTCACGACACCCGCGTCCGGGACTCCTTCTCGGAGATCCTCTGGGTGGAGACCGGCGAGGGTTGCACGGCCGCCAGGGTCGTCGAGCTGATCTCCGACCTGTGCGTCCACCTCGACGGCAATCGCCCGTCCCTCGCGGACCCCGAGCAGGCCGGGTTCCACCTCGCGCGTCTGCTCCAAGGACGACGCGCGCTCCTCGTCGTCGACAACGTCTGGTCCGCCACCGACCTCGGCCCCTTCCTGCTCGGCGGCGAGGACTGTGTACGGCTCGTGACCACGAGGAACGTGCGCGTGAGCCCCAGCTCCGCCCGAGTCGTTCGCCTCGGGCCCATGGCCCCGGGCGAGATCCGGGAACTGCTCGTCCGCAACGTCGGAGCCCTGGACGACGCCGAGGCCGCACGCCTCGCAGGCGTGTGCGGGGGATGGCCGCTGCTCGCCTCGATCGTCGGGGCGAACGTATCGCAGGAGGTCGGCTCCGGCGCCCCGGCCGGACGCGCCGTTACGGAGACGAGCGCGACGATCCGCGCGTACGGTCCCCAGGCTTTCGACGTCTGGGACTCCGACCAGCGCAAGAACGCCATCGGGCAGGCGCTCGAGTCCAGCCTCCGCAGCCTCGCGGAGAGCGTCTCGATCGCCGGGCGTACGGACCTGCGAGACCGATACCTCTCCCTGGCCGTGTTCCCTCCGTCGGTGCCGATCCCCATGTCGGTACTCACCCACTGGTGGGGCACCGCGAACGGATGGGCTCCCCACGTGGTGCGCCAGTTCTGCCGGGTGCTGTCCGACCGGTCCCTGATCAGCGCCTACCTCGCCGACCGGAACGCCATCGTGCTGCACGACGTGTTCCGGTCCTACCTGCGCCATCTGATCGGCGATCAATGGGCGACTCTTCATCGGTCCCTGATTGAGGCGTACTGGCAGAGCACGGACGGCGCCTGGGAGACCCTGGAGGAGACCGAAGGGTATCTGTGGCGCCACCTTCCCTACCACCTGTGTGAGGCCGGCCTCGACGCCGAGCTTGTCAGCCTGCTGGCCTCGCCGACGTACATCATGCGTAAGGTCGCGCTCGTCGGACACCAGTCGCTGGCCGCGGACGCCGCCGTGCTCGACGCCCTGCCAGGGCGGCATGAGGTGGGCCATCCGCAGCACCAGGTGTGGGCGACCGCCCGTGCCCTGACCGGCGCCGGGTATCTGCTGAGCGGGCTGGAGAGCCCCGCCGATATCGCCTCGACGCTCTCGGTCGTGCTGCGCCGCGCACCCTTGCCCGAGGCCACCCGGTTCCTGGGAAACGTCGTGGGGGAGGGGACAGTGCTCGCCCCGAAGTGGCTGTTGCCCCCGGAGGAGAACCCCGCGGCGGCGGAGCGTGGTCACATCGGCGCGGTAGTCAGTGTGGCCGCCGTCCGCGACCTCGTGGCGTCGGGCGGCGAGGACGGGGTGGTCAGACTGTGGGACCTGGGCACGGGCCGACTCCTCCGAGCCCACGAGGCCCATACCGGGTGGGTGTTCGCCACCGCGCTCTCCGCGGACGGGACGGTCCTCGCCTCGGCGGGCGACGACGGAGCGATCCGGCTGTGGCGCACGGACACCGGCGAACCTGTAGGGGTGCTACCGGGGCACAATCGTCGTATCCGCAGTCTCGCCTTCTCCTCGGTCGACCGCGTCCTGGTCTCCGGTGCCGAGGACGGCGCAGTATGCGTGTGGGACCTGGAGCGCCTTGTGCTCCTGCGTACGATGCGGGCGGCCGGCACCCCCGTCTGGTCCGTGACGATCGGCGGCGACTCCGACTCGCTCGTCGCCGTGGCCGGCGAGGACGAGTTCGTCCGCCTCTTCGACCTGCGCACCGGTCGCCTCCTGGACGAACGCGCGGCACACAAGGACTGGGTCCGCTCCGTGGCCTTCGCCCCAGGCTCCTCCCTCCTGGCCTCCGGATCCGGCGACCGTTCCGTAGCCGTGTGGGACGCGACCGACGGAAAACTCACGCTCACCCGCCGGATCACCGACCTCAAGGCGCGCGTGCGCGCCGTCGCTCTGTCCCCGCACGACAATGTCCTCGTCTCCGCCACCGAGGAACCGAGGATCCAGGCGTTCTCGGCGGAGAGCCCCGTGGGCGAGACCCAGCTCCCACCAGGCGTGGACTGGGTGCGCTCACTCGCCAGAACGGGCGACGGCACCGTGATCGCCGGATGCGAGGACGGCGCTGTCCGCATCTGGACCATGGGGAAGAGCAGGCTCAGGACCCTGGCCAGCGGCTCGAACACCGTATGGTCCACACAGTTCGCGGCCGGTGGACGCATCGCCGTGGTCGGCGACGGGGCCGGCGGCGTCGGCGTCATCGACACCACGACCGCGACAGTCAGCCGGAGACTCCCGGCGGCCCACGGACGCGTCTGGTCCCTGGCCTGCGGCGAGAAACACGTTGCCGCAGCATGCGGCGACGGGGCGGTCAGGGTCTGGTCGCTGCTCGACACCGCTTGGTCGCTCACCCTGAACCAGGACACCCCGCGTACGTGGGCCGTGGCGATGGCCCGTTCGACACCTCGTGTCGCCGCGAGCACGGGCGATGGACACATCCGGTGCTGGGATCTGCCCACCGGGACGCTGCTGTGGAGCCAGGACGTGCACGCTGGTCGGCTGCGGTCGCTCTCCTTCGACGACAGCGGGGACCTCTTGGCAGCCTGCGGTGGTGACGGCTCGGTACGCGTGTGGCACGCCCCCACAGGGGAGTTCAGGAGCCGGTTCAGCAGCCCCAGCGGCTGGGCCCGCGCTGTCGCCGTGGACGGTCCGGGCAACCGGGTGGCGGTCGGGGCGGGAACCGGCGACATCGCGGTACGTCGCCTGGGGGCGGACCGGTTCACCTCCCACCTCTCCGGCCACACGGGCCGCATCCTCATGCTGGGCTTCATGAGCGACGAGGACCGCCTTGTGTCCGCTGCGGCGGACGGGACGGTGCGCGTGTGGTCGCTCGGCGAGCAGCGGCAGATCGCCAAGGTCCGGGTGGACGCCTCACTGCACTGCGCGGCCTTCGAACCCACGACGGGCGAGGTGCTGGTGGGGAGTGCGGCCGGCGTCGTAGCCCTGGGGATCATTGACACATGA
- a CDS encoding damage-control phosphatase ARMT1 family protein, with protein sequence MTEKTSRASGEEAVRDAGPIGAPVILSNESGSFAWGVLAKRHPALIQQVRDAFPYGRRQHEALDALLEEITNSVVEPLAPAEHDHERWADWGQEHFGRLWYDAPFLWAESYFYRRLLAAIEYFGTGPWQGVDPFAPFKQAELRGDAVEEELRALDALADAPTEERATALLHASLWGNRADLGFRVAAGEPAVGDAAASTLVADDSAVLWQLLPAGASSTVAVVADNAGRELIPDLILIDHLLEHRHAERVVLHVKPYPYYVSDAMTADVVDCLRRLTEAPGEAGRIGGRLWKAMAAGSLEVRTHPFFCAPLPYEGMPEDLRGEFQSATLTILKGDLNYRRLVGDQLWDATVPFADLTAYFPGAVAALRTLKSDVIVGLEQGTLDALERSGAAWRTSGTHALIQVRR encoded by the coding sequence ATGACAGAGAAGACCTCCCGCGCCTCGGGCGAAGAGGCCGTTCGCGACGCCGGCCCCATCGGTGCCCCGGTCATCCTGAGCAACGAGTCCGGCTCGTTCGCCTGGGGTGTGCTGGCCAAGCGCCACCCTGCCCTCATTCAGCAGGTACGAGATGCCTTCCCGTACGGCCGCCGACAGCACGAGGCCCTCGACGCCCTGCTGGAGGAGATCACCAACAGTGTGGTCGAGCCGCTCGCCCCTGCGGAACACGACCACGAGCGCTGGGCGGACTGGGGGCAGGAGCACTTCGGACGCTTGTGGTACGACGCCCCGTTCCTGTGGGCGGAGAGCTACTTCTACCGCAGGCTCCTCGCTGCCATCGAGTACTTCGGCACCGGCCCATGGCAGGGAGTTGATCCGTTCGCGCCGTTCAAGCAGGCCGAACTGCGCGGTGACGCGGTGGAAGAGGAGCTGCGAGCTCTCGACGCGCTTGCGGACGCGCCGACCGAGGAGCGGGCCACGGCCCTGCTCCACGCCTCGCTCTGGGGCAACCGCGCGGATCTCGGCTTCCGCGTTGCGGCGGGGGAGCCGGCGGTCGGTGACGCCGCTGCCTCCACGCTGGTGGCCGATGACAGCGCGGTGCTGTGGCAGCTCCTGCCCGCCGGAGCGTCCTCCACCGTCGCCGTGGTGGCGGACAACGCGGGACGAGAGCTCATCCCGGATCTGATCCTCATCGACCACCTCCTCGAACATCGGCACGCCGAACGGGTCGTGCTCCACGTCAAGCCTTACCCCTACTACGTCTCCGACGCGATGACGGCTGACGTCGTCGACTGCCTCCGTCGCCTCACCGAGGCGCCCGGCGAAGCCGGCCGGATCGGCGGCCGACTCTGGAAGGCCATGGCGGCAGGAAGCCTGGAGGTCCGCACCCACCCGTTCTTCTGCGCTCCGCTGCCGTACGAGGGGATGCCCGAGGACCTTCGCGGCGAGTTCCAGAGCGCCACGCTCACCATCCTGAAGGGCGACCTCAACTACCGTCGCCTGGTGGGTGACCAGCTGTGGGATGCCACGGTGCCCTTCGCCGATCTCACTGCCTACTTCCCGGGAGCCGTCGCGGCGCTCCGGACCCTGAAGTCCGACGTCATCGTCGGCCTGGAGCAGGGAACGCTGGACGCCCTCGAACGGTCCGGGGCTGCCTGGCGTACAAGCGGAACTCACGCGCTGATTCAGGTGAGAAGGTAG
- a CDS encoding GlsB/YeaQ/YmgE family stress response membrane protein, whose protein sequence is MGIISWIILGLVAGVIAKILLPGRDPGGLIGTTLIGVAGAFVGGWLSAHFFDRPVEKEFFDLTTWGAAIGGSLVLLIGYRLLFGNSRN, encoded by the coding sequence GTGGGCATCATCAGCTGGATCATCCTCGGCCTCGTCGCCGGAGTCATCGCCAAGATCCTGCTTCCCGGCCGCGATCCCGGCGGCCTGATCGGCACCACCCTCATCGGCGTCGCCGGTGCCTTCGTCGGCGGCTGGCTCTCGGCCCACTTCTTCGACCGGCCGGTGGAGAAGGAGTTCTTCGACCTGACCACCTGGGGAGCGGCGATAGGCGGCTCCCTCGTCCTGCTCATCGGTTACCGCCTCCTCTTCGGCAACTCGCGGAACTGA